The Daphnia carinata strain CSIRO-1 chromosome 1, CSIRO_AGI_Dcar_HiC_V3, whole genome shotgun sequence sequence TTTAGGTCAGCCATCAAAGGATTTTGCTCGTTAGTGGTTTCTCCCGTACTGATAGTTAGTTTACTTCCTAACTGTACGTGAATCCTGCTgtcatcttcttcctccccTAATTGTTGGGCCACTAAATTAACTACTTGAACGACAGCTATCGTTTCCCCACAATTTTTGGTGCTGATTTTTGGGGGAAGTAGTGATAAAAATAGGCTTCAATTGACCCATCAAGCAACAAAATATTGGGATAGCAGGAGCTTGCACGGTAAATTGATCCAAAATCCGAATCCTAACCCAAAAACttctaatttattttgaagtttTCCTAAGAAAGTGGTTATGTCAACTGACCTCCTTGAGGCGTGTGACGTAATGGGCTTTAGCACAAGGTTATCTGAAAAAGCGACTGCTAGTCTAGAAAGCAGACGCATGCTGGCTAGCTGATTCACGctgttcgtttttctcttgaaatggTTCACTTTATTTACCACAAATAGATTAGATTATTGTTATTTCGTATACAAAGCAAAAAAGTAGCTAACATCACGACCGCCTAGTTAGAAAGTTCTTGTCGAAATTTCACGCTTTCGAGAACGAACTTGATGCTTGCAAGCGGTTGGATGGCTGTCTAGGACAACAACCccgaatagaaaaacaaataattctgAAACGCTAAAAACCAGTAGATCGAATTTCTCCATTacaagaaatttttgaaaggaAGAAAGCGTTTATTTCGTATGTTTTAGCAGAACTATGGGTTCTGTTCTCAAACTTCTCAGTCGCAGTGGAGGCTTCGATCGTTACAGAAGTGCAAAATACATTTATCTTGTTTGATCATAGGCAACATGGCACCTACGGCGGCACATTTGCCTGGAGAGAAAACCCTTAccattttacattttaacGACGTGTACAATATTGAATCGGTCGACAAGGAACCCGTGGGGGGAGCTGCTCGTTTCAGCACGGCACTCAAGTCGTTTTCTCACCTGCATCCACTGATTTTATTTAGCGGCGATGTATTTGCCCCTTCATTCAGTgagtaaatttaattttttttaacaacaaaaaaaaatatgttttaatactaattcttttttttttttcgtttatttatttactttttttgcaTAGTGAGCACGTTCACCAAAGGTAAGAACGATAGTTTTTCTTATTGCGCAAATCGTTGTGTCTAGccaatgaaaatttattttaatttgaatgtTATAATTATTAATTTGGACAGGGGAGCAAATGGTCCCGGTCTTGAACGCCTGCGGAATCCAATGTGCAGTCTACGGAAACCATGATTTTGGTAAGATATCCTAGTTTTATCAATAAACTTTGCAGTCAATGTTTTGTGCAAAGCTTTATGGCTATGGTATTCACATTACTATTCCTAAATCAAATGCTAAAGCATGTGcagtaataataaaatgtgaataaagtAAAATATGTGCAAATAAATCCGATAGCACTAATCGGCTTGTTTAAATTCTTTCTAGATTTCGGCATTGATGTGCTAATGCAAAGGGCTCAAGCAACTACATTTCCTTGGCTAATGTCCAACGTGATCGACAACGAGACACGACGTCCTCTGGTATcatgaatgtaaatttttatttgtcatTCAGCGATGAATAGATCTTTTTTATCTTAAATATTTCAGGCAGACGGAAAAGTTAGCCTAGTTATTGACTGGCACGGGATACGCATCGGActggtataaaaaaaaatgtatgtcaTCATCCCTAGCTAGGGTATTGATAGGTCGTTTCTTAGATTGGACTCGTCGAGAAAGAATGGCTGGACACTCTCGCGGCTGTTGATCCCGAGCATGTAACCTATACCGATTACGCCGAATGTGGCCGTTTACGTAAAGCTGTGAAAATTTCCCATTTATGATATTGATTAAACATCACGTCATTCTGGTTACTTTGCAGTTGCACGTAACTTGAAGGACATCCAAGGATGCAAGATCGTTATCGCCCTAACTCACATGCGAACACCGAATGACATTAGATTGGCGAAGGAAGTCGACGAGATCGATTTAATTCTCGGTGGTCACGATCACGTCTCCGAGTTTATAGAGGTGACTGCCGTTAAAAGAAGGCTCCGATATAGTTTTATTAAATGGAGTATTGAAATGAAACGCACAGGTTGAAAATCGATGCATCATCAAAAGTGGAACGGATTTCCGCCAATTTTCGGAGGTTACGATGCGTTTCCTAGGCGAGGAAGATAAGCCATTAATTGGCGTAAGACTAGTGGACGTCACATCGGAATACGATGAGGACGTTGAACTCAAACTAGCTCTTGATAGCTTTACAAGTAAGTACTGTATCAAATCACTTTCAACTTTTTGAAAGTTTAATGGTGTTCTTTTTTAGGTGTGATTGgagagaaaatggaagaagtGTTAGGAGAATTTAGCGTTCCACTTGacggccttttttcttctattcgcACCTCTGAAACAAACTTAGGAAATTTTATCTGTGATGTTATGGTAAAGAAATCGAGTCGTTTTTGTACTTTATTGGTAATTAGCGTTAATATTATTGAATGTTCCATAGGTGGCAGCGACCGACTCAGATCTGGCTTTACTCAATTCGGGAACTCTGCGCTCTGACAGAATTCATCCACCAGGTCCATTCAAAATACGGGATTTGAGTCAAATTCTCCCAATGTTGGATCCCCTTATCGTAGTTGAAATTTCCGgtgagaaaaaacaaacaaataaaacaaaaaaacacaacaaaaggcaaagaaCTTTTGCCTTTTGTCTGTATGTTCTAAATGTAAAAATGCTTCGTTAATGAAGGTGAGGATTTACTCGCCGCACTGGAGAACGGGGTTTGTATGTACCCAAAGCTAGAGGGCCGTTTTCTACAAGTAGGCGGAATGAGTTTTGCGTTTGATCCCACTAAACCACCTCTCCAGCGTGTAGACCCACGATTTGTTCGTGTAGGTGATCAGTATTTGAACCTACAGACTAAATACCGGATGGTTACTAAAGCATACATGATGGCCGGAAAAGATGGCTTCGATGTCTTGAAAAAGTTGAAGATATTGGTTAGTCACTCTACTTATATACTGTACTATTGTAagtttgaaaatcaaaaataattatttcttttgaacAAAGGTTGATGAGGAAGACAGCTTACCACTCAACTGTGCAGTGCAAAATCATTTCCAAGCTATTCAAAAGCTTTGCTCCAAAACGAAGCGTCCTTCACACCATAGGCAAAGTCTGGTTACTCTTTCACGCAGGTAATTTTCGATTATCCGTTTCACTAGGAAAATCCATATTTACAGTATTTACGAACTGCACAAAGTGTTAATTTTGCTTTGTCTTCTTTATTTAGCACATTTGCCTGCATTTCTAATTCtgaatttttatgaaaaacaaaacagacatAGTTTAGCGCGCACAATAGACCACGAGTTACACCCGGAATCAACTGTCTGCGATACATCTATTTCGGAATGTGGATCTTGTCGTCTCCGAAAGGCTAGTACAGTTGAGCCGGCTAACGTGGCTTTGCTATTCGAAGAGAATGTGACTGCAGAAGCTGTTCAACCTACTACTAAGCAGAGAGCACCTAAACTGCAACGACAATCCAGTATGGAAGAGATGGAGAAAGCTTCTTGCAAACTAA is a genomic window containing:
- the LOC130691717 gene encoding mannosylglucosyl-3-phosphoglycerate phosphatase-like isoform X1 — encoded protein: MCQPIEDTEISGNMAPTAAHLPGEKTLTILHFNDVYNIESVDKEPVGGAARFSTALKSFSHLHPLILFSGDVFAPSFMSTFTKGEQMVPVLNACGIQCAVYGNHDFDFGIDVLMQRAQATTFPWLMSNVIDNETRRPLADGKVSLVIDWHGIRIGLIGLVEKEWLDTLAAVDPEHVTYTDYAECGRLLARNLKDIQGCKIVIALTHMRTPNDIRLAKEVDEIDLILGGHDHVSEFIEVENRCIIKSGTDFRQFSEVTMRFLGEEDKPLIGVRLVDVTSEYDEDVELKLALDSFTSVIGEKMEEVLGEFSVPLDGLFSSIRTSETNLGNFICDVMVAATDSDLALLNSGTLRSDRIHPPGPFKIRDLSQILPMLDPLIVVEISGEDLLAALENGVCMYPKLEGRFLQVGGMSFAFDPTKPPLQRVDPRFVRVGDQYLNLQTKYRMVTKAYMMAGKDGFDVLKKLKILVDEEDSLPLNCAVQNHFQAIQKLCSKTKRPSHHRQSLVTLSRRHSLARTIDHELHPESTVCDTSISECGSCRLRKASTVEPANVALLFEENVTAEAVQPTTKQRAPKLQRQSSMEEMEKASCKLMPRIEGRIVIINDETLPQLLSDRQLWDVHAVHTIRESSEN
- the LOC130691717 gene encoding mannosylglucosyl-3-phosphoglycerate phosphatase-like isoform X2; translated protein: MAPTAAHLPGEKTLTILHFNDVYNIESVDKEPVGGAARFSTALKSFSHLHPLILFSGDVFAPSFMSTFTKGEQMVPVLNACGIQCAVYGNHDFDFGIDVLMQRAQATTFPWLMSNVIDNETRRPLADGKVSLVIDWHGIRIGLIGLVEKEWLDTLAAVDPEHVTYTDYAECGRLLARNLKDIQGCKIVIALTHMRTPNDIRLAKEVDEIDLILGGHDHVSEFIEVENRCIIKSGTDFRQFSEVTMRFLGEEDKPLIGVRLVDVTSEYDEDVELKLALDSFTSVIGEKMEEVLGEFSVPLDGLFSSIRTSETNLGNFICDVMVAATDSDLALLNSGTLRSDRIHPPGPFKIRDLSQILPMLDPLIVVEISGEDLLAALENGVCMYPKLEGRFLQVGGMSFAFDPTKPPLQRVDPRFVRVGDQYLNLQTKYRMVTKAYMMAGKDGFDVLKKLKILVDEEDSLPLNCAVQNHFQAIQKLCSKTKRPSHHRQSLVTLSRRHSLARTIDHELHPESTVCDTSISECGSCRLRKASTVEPANVALLFEENVTAEAVQPTTKQRAPKLQRQSSMEEMEKASCKLMPRIEGRIVIINDETLPQLLSDRQLWDVHAVHTIRESSEN